Genomic segment of Sarcophilus harrisii chromosome 4, mSarHar1.11, whole genome shotgun sequence:
CTCattgccttttctctttccttcactttatCATCAAAATAGTCTTATCAGTTTcacttttgaaatatttgaatattcaaatatttctcaaatctACTTTAATTTCCACTGGTCCCAAATAAGTTCAAGCCCTTTTTACTCCTTATCTATACTGCTATAATCCCATCTTTGATACTCATTCccagtgtgaccttggacaattcacaattcattttcttcatgtataaaatgaggggattgaattagatggccCCTAGGTCTCTTCCAACTTGAAATTTAGGAATCTGTATGAAAGATTCCCAACTGGTCTTCTTGTCATCCCCTCTCCCAAGTATTCATGACTCCTATTCTGATCTCATCACTCCCTGCTCCATGATGTTCGGTTATTACTGCTTTTTGCTTTCAGAACAAAATCTGCTCAGTATTCAAAGCTCTCCACAATGAAAGCAATCTGCCTCTTCTGCCTTTTCAACACTATTCTTCTTCACAAACTCTCAGCTCCCACTAAAATGAAGTACTCAGACTCCTCTATTCTCTTTCTGCTCTTGCCTGTCTTGGTTCACACCACATCTTTCTCCAGATGAACTCTCTTTCCTACTATTCCTTTCTCAGTTTCCACTCCCTCCAAGAAGTTTTCCCTGATCCCCTAGATAGAacactcttttcttcctcaaacTTTTCTTAGAACTAAATTAGGACCTCTCCCATACTACACTAACCCATATTAATTTGccttataattatttgtatacacAATACATCTCCCTTATTAAACTATAATATAGGCTTAGGAGctatatttgatttcattttttaaaaagtctccctACACCTAGTAGAAACTTggcaatgtttgttgaattgatgcCTTCAACAGTCTTTACATATATTCTCATGCCCtcaaaactaagaaagaaaaaaatgaatggagtCTATTCCAACTTTGCTGGGGAAACaagtataaaatgaagtaatattttcaAGATCCCACAGTGACTAAGGTCACAAAAGGACATAAACCCAAGTAACTTTAATCACACTCAAAAAACACCTCTatgaataaaataaggaaatacaaGAGGTACTCCTAGAAGTAGAAGCAATGTTTCCTGATTCCCATCAACATTATTCTTGCTTTGATTCTCATATTCAATAAGTAGAAGGGAACAGTGGAAAGAAATAAGGCCCTAGAGATTGGAGAGACAGATTTAAATCCTGTATCTCCGATACCTTTCTAGTATATGCAACccagcaagttatttaatttctctaggtCTCAGGTTCTtcaatgtaaaatggataatatcTTTAGTACTTCaaaaagttgttgtgagaatcaaataggTAGGTAATTGGTGCAGGGAAAAGAGTAGGCAATTTAGTGGTGTCTAAatagtcctgaattcaaattctgcctcaaacacttaccaaCTATGTATCcgtagacaagtcacttaactgcttacctgccttagtttcctcatctgtaaaatgggaataacagaaTATCTCGGAGAGTAACTTGTAACAATCAAATGAATAAACATCCTTTTGCAAATGATAggatgctagctattatcatcaaATGAAGCAATGTGTATAAAGAGTATTACAAATCTTAAatcatacatataataatatagctACATGTATAGTTATCACAGACATATCTATATGAATAATTATActctatatatttatcatttacatatttatatgatttaaggtttggaataaataaaatcattctgtctccaggcctctgaaaATTCCAGTTTAAGCTAGTCAGATTAAATCTAGAAGGTGATCTTCAGACTCAGGGAACAATTTATTAGAAAGTTGTGACTGGATTGGAAGTCACTTGAGAATCCACAATTAAAACTTGCAAATTTCACCACCTCTTGTTGCTGCTTCCTGCCACcaaaggaaaggagggatgaTGGTCCTATAACAGAGTATCTGAACATCTAAATACTAGGAGTTCCAATTCCAGCTCTGTCACCAACTTGGCACTGATAAATCTTCCTTTGGTATGAGGAAGTTTAAAAAGCATACTTGTCAAGTTATCTGGGGACTATGGCAAcagaaactaaataaatataagagcAGGGAAAGAAGGGCTTTGCTCATagtgtaacaacaacaacaacaacaacaacaaaaaagacagtGGACTATAACTGACTTCTGGGTCCAGTTCAATCCCCTACCTACGTGGACTCTCATCAGAGTAACTTgagctttattttcctcatctataaaaagaatctggtctagataatttctaaggctCTAAGATTAGGCTGGTACAAAATCCCTATGTATCGGTTCTTCCTAGGCTCTCAGTGAATAGTAACAATTGCAGAAGACAAGTACAAGAAGGGGCTCTTCGGCCTCAAAGGAAAAATCCATTCCCAGGCTTCTGGGATTACTTCATGAACATTTTTGCCCCCAAAGTCGGGCCGACCCTTCCCATATCCCCAAATTTTTATGCCCTGTTCCGGAAAGCCCAGCCACAGGGGGTAAATGTGAAAGTTAGCGTCTCACCTAAAAGGAGAAGAACCTGCGGCCCGCCGGCGTCCTCTCTACATCACTAAGGGAAGAAGGGAACTGGGGATACTTCCTGTGGAGAGCTGGGGGTCCTAATATTtggctggggggaagggagaacaaGTGGAAAGGATTCCCCAGGTAGATCTtgttcctttccattcaccaACTTGTAGTGAGGTAGGCCCACTCCTGACTTTCAACCTAAAGTTCTGGAATACCACACCTCACTATATCGCCTATGCCCTGCTGTCGCGACATGACTATCTAGTCCCAGGATGGGGGAGGGTCTCCTCTCCCCCAGTTAGGGGTCCTACGACGCGACAGGTATGCTCGTTATAGGTCAGGGGGTTGGACTCCTTCCGCGGGAGGGGGCGGAGCCCACCTCACGACGTGACGTGTCTGTCGCATCGCGACAGTGCGGGGATGGGGGGGGGTCGTATCGTGACATGAGGGGGggtggagaagaaagggaggaggcgTGGCCCAGGCCGCGTCAGGGGCGGGGCGATCCCCACAGGTTTCCGGCGCGAGCCCAGTCCCGCCCCCCAGCCCCGGGCCCCTAGCCGCCCCCTGGCGCCTCACCTCGCCCAGTTTCAGACACCGCCACCGCCGCAGCCGCTTCCAGCTGGGAGGCCCGGGCCGGAAGTGACGAGACAGAGGGGCCGCGCAGGCGCAGGATGGAGGGAGAGCCCCCATGTGATTGTTCGGCCCAAGCGGGCCTCTCTAGCAGTAAGTAGCCCCACGGTAACCTCGGCCCAGAGGTTTTCCTGAGGGGCGTGGTCGTGACGGCAAGCCCCGCCCCCGCCCTTCCCAGATACCCCGGGGGTAGCGAGCGGAAGGAGAGTGGATTCTACGAGGAACTAAAGCTGATGGCTGCCCTCCCAACCCCCGGGTCTCCCCAGACAGGAAGGGCGGGGCAAAGAGGCAAGAGTGGTCTGtggaaattaaatttattgaaaaagtaaaaatttttcaacaaataaaaaaaaaaaacacgaaaaTGTCCTGTAGAAAAGCCAAGTTCCCCGCGGGGCTGCAAAGAAAAGCGGGACCCGGGGCCGGAAGGGCCAAAGGACTCCCACAGCTTTCTCCCCAGGTCAGGGGCAAGCGGGAGCCCGCGAGCCCCCCCACTCCGCCTTGTGGGACTCCAGGCCTCAGTGATCTTGGCCTCTCCGTCGGGGGTCTTTCCTGCCCGGGCTCGGGCAGGACCCCCCAAGCGCGGGGCAGGGGGCTGGGGTGGAGGTGTCCGCAGCCGAAAAGTCTAGTTCCACCAGGCTGACCTGGGCGGGCGGGGCCCGGGAAGGGAGCTTAACAAACAGCTTTCCCAGCACACTGCCTAGCTCCAGCTCCTGCTCCTTCCTGCCAACCCCGCTCCAAGTTCGGGATctccggggggagggggaggaggggaggtggggagggcagTGCATAGAGATGTGGGCAGCAAGAGGATGGATGGTCAAGTCAGTCCATCGTGGCCCCTTTGAATAACTCCACCAGATCCGTGTAGTCGGGGTCGATGAGGTCGGAGGGCAAATCGCCGTCGTCATTGGCAACGTCTATGTTAGCCCCCAGGGAGATGAGGTATCTaaggtgggaaggaaaaaggTAAGGGACCCTGCTTGCTATTTACCTAAAAGGTAAGTGGTCCAAATTTCTGGACACAACCTCATGTCCAGGTATAGATGGatggaatggatgctggattagAAAGACTGGGATTAAAAATTCCAGCTCTGCCAGTAATGGACCTTTGCCACCTTGCCCTCTCTGGGACTTAGCTTAGTTCAATTAAAGCATTtaaatgttagaaataaaattaaaagtagccTTGTCCTCTGACCTTAATAGTTTCTCAATAATAGTTAATAGTTTCCCAAATAAAGTTGAACCTTTAAAAATCCTCTCTATCCCTAAATTCACAGTGTCCTATCATTTAGAGGTCATCCCACTCTTTCTAGAAGTGTGGAAATGGGACTTTATGGCTAGAGAGACTGGATTTTGAGTTTTCATTTGAGATCCTGCTCCTCCTTCCAAAGGATGACCTTTAGATGGCCCCTGGCAACCTAAAGGAGAGCTGAGCCCCTACCCCTTCCTGGGCTTCTCACCTGGCAATGTCTGGGTAACCATCACTGCAGGCCATGTGTAATGCAGTCCATCCTGTTTCATCCCGTTGATGGATGTCAGCCCCATGCTTGACTAGCAGCTTCACACATTCCAGGTTTCCAGAAAGTACTGCTTCATGCAGGGCAGCCAGACCTTATTGAGAGAAACATTAAGGAAGTCAACAAGTTGATTGATTAGAAAGATGAGGATTAGAGCACAAGGAGCCACAGTGGAGAGCAAATTCTCCGTGTTTTCTTCCAAGCCTGCCAGGTACTAGTTATGTAATCTTGGGTAAGTTACCTATCTAGAACTCAGTCTCCTCATGTATAGAAAGGGCAGATTGGATTAGCTGacatctaaggtcccttctagctctaaattggTGCTCCAATGAGCCAGGCTAAGCCTTAAATCAGTGTCAAAGTGCTTCCCAGAGCAGTCTCTCCCTACTAGTCTAGGTTTgttacctcctcctcctctgtctcttcAGGGCACCtgttcacatacacacacacacacacacacacacacacacacatcccaatTTGTTTATAACAACTCTAAGGTCTTCCTATGTCAATGTAGCTTTAGGTTCCTTCAGCTTTAGGTTCCTTCACTTCCTTTAGAATTCTAAAATTGTCTTCTAGAGCAAcaattctcaaagtgtggtccagagacCCTTTCAGTGGGTctataaattcaaattcagtttttatttccatcatggtaaatatctataaaaataaccCACATCAACATTCTTTAGAcagattttcaataatttttcataGTATAAAAATACTAAGAAGTTTGAAAAACCCTGTTCTAGGCTGTCACGGGGGAGATACTGTAAAAATAGCCGAAAGCAACAAAGGAAATCAATCTTGAAACAATAACTAACTTTTTAAAGGAGTATGAAGAAGGGAACTTCTTTTGCTCACCTGAGGGATAGATGGTATCCAGGGAGACTTTTCGAGTCCGGATGAAGCGCCCTACCTGTCGCAGGTCACCCTGTCGGATGTAATCCAAAAACAGGACATCGTTGGGAAATCGAACACAGCGCTCTGCATGTAAACGCCGCTGATTATAGCGGCTGCGGTGGGCAGGAGTGGTTGGCACTGAGTAACGCATCCTAGCAGGCAGTGGGAGAGACTAAATTCTCCCCAAGTACCCCTAAAAGACTTAGAAGTGCAAGCTAAGATGTGGGCAAAGCACAGACTGAGCTTTGGTCTTTAAGAGAAACTCGAACTATACAAGGATGGCAGTGATGATAGCAGCAGCGGTCACAGtaaggtctctctctctctagcccTGGGCATTTCCACCTTATATAGAGCTTTCCAGGCTATATAAAGTGAGCAAGTCATGCTGTTTGCTGTGAGGGACTGTAATTGAGCCACCTCCCTCCCCGTGCTCAAGATCATGTTTTAGAGTCTCAGCTTTCAGCCCACCTGTCCCTGTATGCAGCCAAAAGGGTCAGCTTCTCTCTGGCTACCCACTCCCAGCCTCACAGCTGGACCTAGGCACTTAAAGCTGGGTCCTGCAATGAGAATCATGCTAGAGGAATGAGTCTACTGGGAAGACTTGTGATTGCTGACTCAGTCAAGTTAGTCAACTAGTTGCTACTCAAGGGGGAAACAAGATCCAAAAATAACCTTGAAGGAATATTAATACCCCAAAGTCCCAGCAATTCAGATTTGTGAGCTGGTTCTTAGGTAACTGATGATGAAATGAGAACTACTAGCACCCCATCCCACTATTTTCTGgtctccctggtttccttcaagacccaaataaaatcccatcttttataagAAGCATTTCCTGATTCTCCTTCTTGCtagtcccctcccccccattaacTAACTCCAccttatcctgtatatatcttgtttgtacataattgtatCTCTATGCTCTCTCattttagactgtgagcttcttgagagcaggactcagtgttttgttttttctttttttgtatccccagcacttagtatagtgcatgacacatagtaggctcttaataaatgttgttcttgtttatcattcattctcttttttttctgtaatttttttattattatagcttttttttttaataattataactttttattgacagaattctgttcctacttttcccctccctccctcccccctcttc
This window contains:
- the PPP1R27 gene encoding protein phosphatase 1 regulatory subunit 27, whose amino-acid sequence is MRYSVPTTPAHRSRYNQRRLHAERCVRFPNDVLFLDYIRQGDLRQVGRFIRTRKVSLDTIYPSGLAALHEAVLSGNLECVKLLVKHGADIHQRDETGWTALHMACSDGYPDIARYLISLGANIDVANDDGDLPSDLIDPDYTDLVELFKGATMD